From a region of the Sinorhizobium sp. B11 genome:
- a CDS encoding YafY family transcriptional regulator, translating into MSRTNRLFELISVLRARRRPVTALDLARELGISLRSIYRDIETLRSLGAPVEGQAGIGYCLGPGFFLPEFAFSPDELDALILGLAWVQQRADPALAQGSESALAKIISAQKNGPATKDGPPALAAASVSQRVDPPQAASLRDAIHRQRKVAISYEDAHGSLSDRIIWPIAIVYFDDVRVLAAWCEQRSAFRHFRVDRLQVKAISDERYPGRRQSIMKQWQQQDRDWRSFLPVSGTATG; encoded by the coding sequence ATGTCGAGAACGAACCGTCTGTTTGAGCTTATAAGCGTGCTGCGAGCACGCAGGAGGCCCGTCACGGCCCTCGATCTGGCACGTGAGCTGGGCATTTCGCTGCGAAGCATATACCGGGACATTGAAACGCTGCGGTCGTTGGGAGCGCCCGTCGAAGGACAGGCGGGTATTGGCTACTGTTTGGGACCGGGCTTCTTTCTGCCGGAATTCGCTTTTTCGCCGGATGAGCTGGACGCGTTGATCCTTGGCCTCGCCTGGGTGCAGCAGCGCGCCGATCCTGCGCTGGCACAGGGCAGCGAAAGCGCTCTGGCAAAAATAATTTCCGCCCAAAAGAACGGCCCGGCGACGAAGGATGGGCCGCCTGCCCTCGCGGCGGCCTCGGTTTCCCAGCGTGTGGACCCTCCGCAGGCCGCGTCATTGCGCGATGCCATCCATCGGCAGCGCAAAGTGGCGATCAGCTATGAAGACGCTCACGGCTCGCTCTCGGATCGCATCATCTGGCCGATCGCCATCGTCTATTTCGACGACGTGCGTGTCCTGGCGGCCTGGTGCGAACAGAGATCGGCCTTCCGCCACTTCCGCGTCGATCGCCTGCAGGTGAAGGCGATTTCGGACGAGCGCTACCCCGGTCGACGCCAGTCGATCATGAAACAGTGGCAGCAACAGGATCGCGACTGGCGCTCGTTCCTGCCAGTTTCTGGCACGGCGACAGGCTAA
- a CDS encoding DUF1330 domain-containing protein — protein MVSFSPAVFDAFLAEDDDSAVVMLNLIRFEPDGGKQRYLEYLRMAKPILARFGAKILFGGNGLPVLTTGQEKGWDAVVLVQYPRRSAFKDMVADPEYQVAFKVGVSAISDIVLQPLKPDDGMV, from the coding sequence ATGGTTTCATTCTCACCTGCCGTGTTCGACGCCTTCCTGGCCGAGGACGACGATTCTGCCGTCGTCATGCTGAACCTCATCCGGTTCGAGCCCGATGGCGGCAAGCAAAGATATCTGGAATACCTGCGGATGGCGAAGCCGATCCTGGCTCGCTTCGGCGCGAAGATCCTGTTTGGCGGAAATGGCCTGCCTGTGCTGACGACCGGGCAGGAAAAGGGTTGGGATGCTGTCGTGCTGGTCCAGTATCCGCGCCGGTCCGCTTTCAAGGACATGGTTGCGGATCCGGAATACCAGGTTGCCTTCAAGGTCGGAGTATCGGCGATCTCCGATATCGTCCTGCAGCCTCTGAAACCTGACGACGGTATGGTGTGA